In Raphanus sativus cultivar WK10039 chromosome 5, ASM80110v3, whole genome shotgun sequence, the following proteins share a genomic window:
- the LOC108861165 gene encoding uncharacterized protein LOC108861165 codes for MNFGKKIEEYCFMSFPSILLKRPASWLSLLAPPFLHVLGLRFLHLLLTSAALFFSSFFFPISFLPSSIQSSKLDQKEDYVATEDIIQKPEKNIVITNGMDEDGAIPDDESLIELSLPSGHYVEQHNTSKKNNLYVNNKVQDGRLFDIFTEFNGFIEEDNLIEIDISIGCIKSRIEIKA; via the coding sequence atgaattttggCAAGAAAATCGAAGAGTACTGTTTCAtgagttttccttcgattttgTTGAAGAGACCTGCTTCATGGCTCTCTCTTCTTGCTCCTCCGTTTCTTCACGTTCTTGGCCTGCGCTTCTTACACCTCCTCCTCACTTCTGCTGCTTTGTTCTTCTCCTCTTTTTTCTTTCCAATCTcatttcttccttcttcaatcCAATCATCAAAACTAGATCAAAAAGAAGACTATGTTGCCACAGAGGATATCATCCAAAAACCGGAGAAAAATATCGTAATAACTAATGGAATGGATGAAGATGGTGCAATCCCTGATGATGAGAGCCTTATAGAGCTGTCTTTACCTAGTGGTCACTACGTTGAACAACACAATACTAGTAAGAAAAATAATCTCTATGTAAACAACAAAGTCCAAGATGGTAGGCTCTTTGATATATTCACAGAGTTCAATGGTTTCATCGAAGAAGATAATCTTATCGAGATCGATATCTCTATTGGATGCATCAAGTCAAGGATTGAGATCAAGGCTTGA
- the LOC130494863 gene encoding uncharacterized protein LOC130494863 — MTQFRPISLCNVSYKIISKVLCQRLKKVLPGLISEIQSSFVAGRQISDNIMIAQEMFHALRTKPSGRNKRMAIKTDMSKAYDRMEWSFIEAVMRKMGFSETWITWIMRCITSVQYRVLMNGQPRGNIIPGRGLRQGDPLSPFIFILCTEALVSFLNHAENQGKITGMRVTRACPSRINATTRQEIKDVLGIQNDGGMGTYLGIPEDISGSKCKLFAFLKDKLMHRVNGWTGRWLSKGGKEVLIKSILLALPTYVMSTFLLPLEICENIASAIAQFWWSSNPPKRGIHWSKWEKVCLPREDGRIGFRLIHEFNLALLAKQLWRLAQNPDSLVARVLKGRYYRLSSPLRINSVNSPSYVWTSISAARELLLLGIRQKIHSGYEVKVWEDPWIPLNPARPAIPIAPVMHPNMRVSDLINQESKEWDVELLEQYVRPEDIPLIRSLAISITHRPDTFCWNFTRNGQYTVKSGYWVAQNMLKEVDEKQGVEPSITKLQAFAWKIKAPKKICHLIWQLLTGQVAVTRNLVRRNMRCDNYCPRCGEPEESVTHAIFECPPSLQVWLHSSTPTSPVIFPASSIYTNMNYLFWEKNGVLEPDQDRDPYPWLIWLNLVGVDGSDWTAAETHNSWKHRTSPEENQLYIQKWKHYDGRWRICFNIHMPELWNELQGFDYYDQRTSRLAKFCYVTREDRDTDYMLPRLQDFLYS; from the exons ATGACACAATTTCGCCCTATTAGCTTATGTAATGTAAGTTACAAGATTATCTCTAAGGTCTTATGCCAGAGACTCAAGAAAGTGCTACCAGGTCtaatctctgaaatccagtcaTCCTTCGTTGCTGGAAGGCAGATTTCGGATAATATTATGATTGCGCAAGAGATGTTTCATGCACTGAGGACTAAGCCAAGCGGACGTAATAAAAGAATGGCCATCAAGACagatatgagtaaagcatatgatAGGATGGAATGGTCGTTTATTGAAGCTGTTATGAGAAAGATGGGTTTCTCGGAAACATGGATTACCTGGATAATGAGATGTATTACATCAGTTCAATATAGAGTCCTCATGAATGGCCAGCCAAGAGGAAATATTATTCCAGGGAGAGGCCTACGTCAAGGAGatcctttgtctcctttcatttttattctatgcacggaagcgctcgttagcTTTCTAAATCACGCAGAGAACCAAGGGAAGATAACGGGGATGCGCGTCACACGCGCGTGTCCATCG aggattaATGCAACCACAAGGCAAGAGATAAAAGATGTACTGGGAATACAGAATGATGGAGGGATGGGGACTTACTTGGGTATTCCAGAAGATATTAGTGGCTCAAAGTGTAAGCTCTTTGCTTTCCTAAAGGACAAATTAATGCATAGAGTGAATGGCTGGACAGGTCGTTGGCTCTCGAAAGGAGGAAAGGAGGTATTGATAAAGTCCATATTGCTTGCTCTTCCGACGTATGTTATGTCTACTTTCCTGCTCCCATTGGAGATATGTGAAAATATTGCTAGTGCTATTGCTCAATTCTGGTGGAGCTCAAATCCCCCAAAAAGAGGAATACACTGGTCGAAATGGGAAAAAGTCTGCCTACCGAGAGAAGATGGAAGGATTGGATTTCGTTTGATCCATGAATTCAACCTGGCATTGCTAgcaaaacaattatggaggCTAGCACAAAATCCGGATTCTCTGGTTGCACGTGTCTTGAAAGGAAGATATTACAGACTAAGCTCGCCTTTGCGAATAAATTCTGTAAACAGTCCTTCATATGTGTGGACTAGTATTTCTGCTGCGAGGGAGCTTTTGTTGTTGGGGATAAGACAGAAAATACATTCTGGTTATGAGGTAAAGGTGTGGGAAGACCCTTGGATTCCATTGAATCCTGCTAGGCCAGCTATACCTATAGCGCCGGTGATGCACCCAAATATGAGAGTGAGTGATCTAATTAATCAGGAGTCGAAGGAATGGGATGTTGAGCTACTGGAGCAATATGTCAGGCCAGAAGACATACCCCTTATTAGGAGTTTAGCCATAAGCATAACTCATAGGCCTGATACATTTTGCTGGAACTTTACACGAAATGGCCAATATACGGTCAAGTCTGGATATTGGGTGGCTCAAAATATGTTGAAGGAGGTAGACGAAAAGCAAGGGGTAGAACCAAGCATTACAAAgctccaagcctttgcttggaagataaaaGCGCCGAAGAAAATTTGTCATCTTATATGGCAATTGTTAACTGGTCAGGTGGCAGTAACGAGAAACCTAGTAAGGCGAAATATGAGATGTGATAATTACTGCCCAAGATGTGGTGAACCAGAGGAATCAGTGACACATGCTATTTTCGAATGCCCACCTTCTCTACAAGTCTGGTTACACTCATCAACTCCCACGAGTCCTGTTATTTTTCCAGCATCAAGTATCTATACGAATATGAACTATCTCTTCTGGGAGAAGAATGGTGTACTGGAACCAGACCAAGATAGGGATCCTTATCCCTGGCTGatttg GCTCAATTTAGTGGGTGTGGATGGGTCTGATTGGACAGCAGCGGAAACACACAACTCATGGAAACACAGAACTTCCCCAGAAGAGAATCAACTCTACATTCAGAAGTGGAAGCACTACGATGGGCGATGGAGGATATGCTTCAACATTCACATGCCAGAACTTTGGAACGAACTGCAAGGATTTGATTACTATGATCAAAGAACCTCAAGACTCGCCAAGTTTTGCTACGTAACTAGAGAGGATAGAGACACTGATTATATGCTTCCCAGACTTCAAGATTTCCTATATTCCTAG